The following are from one region of the Rhinoraja longicauda isolate Sanriku21f chromosome 11, sRhiLon1.1, whole genome shotgun sequence genome:
- the ccn1 gene encoding CCN family member 1: MKLTSALLVLTLSLAEVASCGPECRCPREEPRCDAGVRPVLDGCGCCLVCPRQLNQDCSSRLPCDHSRGLDCNYGASHSAQRGICRAKLEGRPCEYNSRIYQNGEIFQPNCKHQCTCMDGAVGCLPLCPQELSLPDLGCPNPRLVKVPGHCCEEWTCDGGKERHSFSPYTNQVLHLLKKTGKNLPVWRPKCFVQTTQWSPCSRSCGIGIATRVTNDNPDCKLRKESRICNVRPCDQPTLPHLKKGKKCLRTRRSDAATHFTYAGCTSVKRYRTKHCGSCVDGRCCTPQQTRTVRVRFRCDDGESFNKDMMMIQSCRCHRRCPVDNEASSPHVMLHNDIHKFLD; the protein is encoded by the exons GTTGCGAGTTGCGGGCCCGAGTGCCGCTGCCCCCGGGAGGAGCCGCGCTGCGACGCCGGGGTGAGGCCGGTGCTGGACGGTTGCGGCTGTTGCCTCGTGTGTCCCCGGCAGCTGAACCAGGACTGCAGCTCCCGCTTACCGTGCGACCACAGCCGCGGCCTGGACTGCAACTACGGGGCGAGTCACAGCGCCCAGCGAGGCATCTGCAGAG CCAAGTTGGAAGGAAGACCGTGCGAGTACAACAGTCGTATCTACCAGAATGGAGAGATCTTCCAGCCCAACTGCAAGCACCAGTGCACGTGCATGGATGGGGCGGTGGGCTGTCTGCCCCTTTGCCCCCAGGAGCTCTCTCTGCCCGACCTGGGCTGCCCCAACCCCCGGCTGGTCAAAGTACCAGGCCACTGCTGTGAGGAGTGGACCTGTGACGGGGGCAAGGAACGGCACAGCTTCTCTCCCTACACCAACCAGGTCCTCCATCTGCTCAAGAAGACTGGCAAGAATCTGCCTG TGTGGAGACCCAAGTGCTTTGTACAGACGACGCAGTGGTCTCCGTGTTCGCGGTCGTGTGGGATCGGCATTGCCACCAGAGTCACCAACGACAACCCCGACTGCAAACTGCGCAAGGAGTCGAGGATCTGCAACGTCAGGCCCTGCGATCAGCCCACGCTTCCCCACCTCAAG AAAGGGAAGAAGTGCCTCCGCACTCGGAGATCGGACGCAGCGACACATTTCACCTACGCGGGCTGCACGAGTGTGAAGCGCTACCGCACCAAGCACTGCGGCTCATGTGTGGATGGGCGCTGCTGCACGCCGCAGCAGACACGCACAGTCCGAGTGCGATTCCGGTGCGATGACGGAGAGAGCTTCAACAAGGACATGATGATGATCCAGTCGTGCAGATGCCACCGCCGCTGCCCCGTAGACAACGAGGCGTCCAGCCCCCACGTCATGCTCCACAACGACATCCACAAGTTCTTGGACTGA